In Erigeron canadensis isolate Cc75 chromosome 6, C_canadensis_v1, whole genome shotgun sequence, the following are encoded in one genomic region:
- the LOC122605272 gene encoding uncharacterized protein LOC122605272, protein MALRAYITTLVSSIQAAENSEEKYRGLRFRKTTRVTEGSGGGGEGRRALLLSTVAALTQVTDSKTQLLQKYLKKSEDNKTKNDKERLDSYYKRNYKDYFAFEEGTLRQKKELTEAEKGILSWLEANK, encoded by the exons ATGGCATTAAGAGCTTACATTACCACACTGGTTTCATCCATTCAAGCAGCCGAAAACAGTGAAGAAAAATACAGAGGTTTAAGATTCAGAAAAACTACAAGGGTTACAGaaggtagtggtggtggtggtgaaggaAGAAGAGCGCTACTTCTTTCAACTGTTGCTGCTCTTACTCAAGTTACCGACTCCAAGACACAGCTTCTTCAAA AGTACCTGAAGAAATCAGAGGACAACAAAACCAAGAACGATAAAGAG AGATTAGACAGCTACTACAAGCGCAATTACAAGGACTACTTCGCATTTGAAGAAGGCACATTGAGACAGAAGAAAGAACTTACTGAAGCAGAGAAGGGCATTCTCAGTTGGCTTGAAGCTAACAAATAA
- the LOC122603673 gene encoding vacuolar protein sorting-associated protein 60.2-like, with translation MRRVFGAKKDKEPPPSLNDASDRINKRGESVDEKIKRLDGELARYKEQIKKTRPGPAQEAVKARAMRVLKQKRMYEGQRDMLYNQTFNLDQVAFASEGIKDAQQTMSALKSANKELKGMMKTVKIQDIDNLQDEMLDMMDISNEIQESLGRSYSVPDDIDEDDLMGELDALEADMGQETEGEGVPSYLQPDNEPDLNEELNLPPAPSGHAVPAGRANNQTVDEYGFPAVPNASIRN, from the exons ATGAGGAGAGTATTCGGGGCTAAGAAAGATAAAGAACCACCTCCTTCCTTAAACGACGCCTCTGATCGG ATTAATAAAAGAGGTGAATCAGTTGATGAGAAGATCAAAAGGCTAGATGGGGAACTTGCTCGTTATAAAGAACAGATCAAGAAAACCAGACCTGGTCCCGCTCAAGAAGCTGTGAAGGCAAGAGCAATGAGAGTTCTCAAGCAAAAAAGAAT GTATGAAGGACAACGTGACATGCTGTACAATCAAACTTTTAACCTAGATCAAGTTGCGTTTGCTTCAGAGGGAATTAAAGATGCTCAGCAAACT ATGTCTGCCCTGAAATCAGCGAACAAAGAGTTAAAAGGAATGATGAAGACtgtgaagattcaagacattgAT AATCTGCAAGATGAAATGCTGGACATGATGGATATTAGCAATGAAATACAAGAATCTCTTGGTAGAAGCTACAGTGTGCCAGATGACATTGATGAAGATGACCTCATGGGAG AACTTGATGCTCTTGAGGCCGATATGGGGCAGGAAACTGAAGGTGAAGGGGTACCTTCATATCTTCAACCTGATAATGAGCCCGATTTGAATGAAGAGCTTAACCTGCCTCCAGCTCCGAGTGGACATGCAGTGCCAGCTGGCAGAGCCAACAATCAG ACTGTGGATGAATATGGTTTTCCTGCTGTTCCTAATGCATCAATTCGTAATTAA
- the LOC122605849 gene encoding transcription repressor OFP13-like, which produces MGKNMNFIPSLLLLNKQKQLWLWPSSSSCSTNNPKTLSFRATNIDHHNKDNLFVNEPELVEVTTTHAGTSCFTNSSSESACSVSTESEGSAVENIVRGARSDRLFFEPDATSSILETQAASGRKCSRLEQSNNNNGYLPYKESVAMVIESENPYFDFKKSMEEMVEIHELKDWNSLEELLGWFLRMNAKVHHEFIVGAFVDLLAGIYDGGGGRGDGASLDDHRSTGSFTSVGSTFSSPISSPTSQGKIIMVTK; this is translated from the coding sequence ATGGGCAAAAACATGAATTTCATCCCTTCTCTGCTTTTActcaacaaacaaaaacaactttgGCTTTggccttcttcttcttcttgctcCACCAACAATCCTAAAACTCTTTCTTTTCGAGCCACCAACATTGACCATCATAATAAAGACAACCTGTTTGTTAATGAGCCAGAATTAGTTGAAGTCACTACGACACATGCTGGTACTTCTTGTTTCACTAACTCATCATCAGAATCCGCCTGCAGTGTTTCAACCGAGTCAGAGGGTTCAGCCGTCGAAAACATCGTTCGTGGGGCACGGTCTGATAGGTTGTTTTTTGAGCCTGATGCCACTAGCTCTATACTTGAAACCCAAGCAGCAAGTGGTAGAAAATGTAGTAGGTTAGAAcagagtaataataataatggttatttGCCATATAAAGAGAGTGTGGCTATGGTTATAGAGTCAGAGAATCCGTATTTTGACTTCAAAAAGTCCATGGAAGAAATGGTGGAGATTCATGAGCTGAAAGATTGGAATTCTTTGGAAGAATTGTTGGGCTGGTTTTTGAGAATGAATGCCAAGGTtcatcatgagtttattgttgGTGCTTTTGTTGACTTGCTTGCCGGAATTTATGAtggcggcggtggtcgtggtgACGGTGCAAGTTTAGATGATCATCGGTCTACTGGCTCTTTTACTTCAGTTGGCTCCACTTTCTCATCTCCCATTTCATCTCCAACATCTCAAGGAAAAATAATAATGGTTACTAAATGa
- the LOC122605270 gene encoding uncharacterized protein LOC122605270 produces MNPNNPQNPNPRNSLFKPSYLFSFLIILIAISISLIIPQTNYIKSQLFPQILKLLGLNHTILNLNKPTPLNPYTNPCVLWMAPFISGGGYCSEAWSYVLSLNKYNKDANFTLSIAQHGDGENVYFWEGLPLDMKRLAYELYGRECRLNESIVICHSEPGAWNPPLFQTTLCPPLNSRFSIGRTMFETDRVNPEHVKRCNAMDMVWVPSDFHVATFVKSGVDPFKVVKVVQAIDTELFDPVRYSPLDVSSLGNLVLGLGSSGSDLRNPFVFLSVFKWEYRKGWDVLLRSYLKEFDSLDGVSLYLLTNPYHSDSNFGNKIVEFVEDSELVKPVNGWAPVYVIDAHIAQFDFPRLYKAADAFILPTRGEGWGRPIVEAMAMSLPVVVTNWSGPTEYMNEKNSYLLPVDKMSEVIDGPFKGHMWAEPSVDKLRFLMRHVVNNPEEAKSKGKKAREDMIDKYSSKIVANIVSDQIQLILEKVA; encoded by the coding sequence ATGAATCCCAACAACCCCCAAAACCCCAATCCAAGAAATTCATTATTCAAACCCTcatatttgttttcatttttaatcatCTTAATTGCAATTTCTATCTCACTAATCATCCCACAAACAAATTACATCAAATCACAACTTTTTCCCCAAATATTGAAACTTTTAGGGCTTAATCACACAATTTTAAATCTTAATAAACCAACCCCATTAAACCCTTATACTAATCCATGTGTTTTATGGATGGCCCCTTTCATTTCTGGTGGTGGGTATTGCTCTGAAGCTTGGTCTTATGTATTATCTCTTAATAAGTATAATAAAGATGCTAACTTTACATTAAGTATTGCGCAACACGGAGATGGTGAAAATGTATACTTTTGGGAGGGTTTGCCTTTAGATATGAAAAGATTAGCTTATGAATTGTATGGAAGAGAATGTAGGTTAAATGAGTCAATTGTGATTTGTCATAGTGAGCCTGGTGCTTGGAACCCGCCATTATTTCAAACGACGCTTTGCCCTCCGTTGAATAGTAGGTTTAGTATCGGACGAACTATGTTTGAAACCGATAGAGTGAACCCCGAACATGTTAAACGGTGTAATGCTATGGATATGGTGTGGGTTCCTAGTGATTTTCATGTGGCTACTTTTGTTAAAAGTGGTGTTGATCCATTTAAGGTTGTGAAAGTTGTACAAGCTATAGATACAGAGTTGTTTGACCCGGTGAGATATAGTCCGTTGGATGTTTCGTCTTTGGGGAATTTGGTACTTGGTTTGGGTTCAAGTGGGTCAGATTTGAGAAACCCGTTTGTTTTCTTAAGTGTGTTTAAGTGGGAGTACAGAAAAGGTTGGGATGTGTTGTTACGATCGTACCTTAAAGAGTTTGATTCTTTGGATGGTGTTAGTTTGTATTTGCTAACAAATCCTTACCATTCTGATAGCAATTTTGGTAACAAGATAGTGGAATTTGTGGAGGATTCTGAGTTAGTGAAACCCGTAAATGGCTGGGCTCCAGTTTATGTGATTGATGCGCACATAGCTCAATTTGATTTTCCAAGACTTTATAAAGCAGCTGATGCTTTTATCTTACCAACTAGAGGAGAAGGATGGGGTCGGCCTATTGTGGAAGCCATGGCTATGTCTTTGCCAGTGGTTGTAACGAATTGGTCTGGACCAACAGAGTATATGAACGAGAAAAACAGCTACCTGTTGCCCGTTGATAAAATGAGTGAAGTTATTGATGGTCCGTTTAAAGGGCATATGTGGGCAGAGCCTTCTGTTGATAAGCTAAGGTTTTTGATGAGGCATGTGGTGAACAATCCAGAAGAAGCCAAGAGTAAAGGAAAGAAAGCCCGTGAGGATATGATCGATAAATACTCTTCAAAGATAGTTGCAAACATAGTTTCTGATCAGATACAGCTTATTCTTGAAAAAGTGGCTTAA
- the LOC122603156 gene encoding uricase-2 isozyme 1, which produces MVGKDDDGLKLEQRHGKQRVRVGRVWRSAGGRHYFVEWNVSISLLSDCIGAYLRADNSDIVATDTMKNTVYVKAKECSKQVSVEEFAIILAKHFTSFYSQVTTAIINIVEKPWERISIDGQPHDHGYKLGSERHTTEVILNKNGTLRVTSGVEGLALLKTTQSGFVGFIRDQNTILPETRERMLATEVSASWRYHFESLSSFSNQPFSFTEKYLDVKKDLTDTFFGPPKEGVYSPSVQATLYYMAKTVLGRFPDISSVQLKMPNIHFLPVNLSSKANPVIVKFEDDVYLPTDEPHGSIEASLSRTQSKL; this is translated from the exons ATGGTGGGGAAAGATGATGATGGATTGAAGTTGGAACAGAGACATGGTAAACAGCGGGTGAGGGTTGGCAGAGTGTGGAGATCCGCCGGGGGACGTCACTACTTTGTGGAATGGAACGTCAGCATCTCTCTTCTCTCTGATTGTATTGGTGCTTATCTTCGTGCTGATAATTCCGATATTGTCGCCACCGATACCATGAAAAACACT GTTTATGTTAAGGCAAAGGAATGTTCAAAACAAGTTTCTGTTGAGGAATTTGCTATTATACTAGCTAAACATTTTACGTCATTTTATTCACAG GTTACAACTGCAATCATCAATATAGTTGAAAAACCGTGGGAGCGTATCAGCATAGATGGTCAACCCCATGATCATG GTTATAAACTTGGATCTGAGAGACATACAACCGAGGTTATTCTAAACAAAAATGGCACTTTGCGGGTGACTTCGGGTGTTGAGGGGTTGGCATTGCTGAAGACAACACAA TCAGGTTTTGTGGGTTTTATACGGGACCAGAACACAATACTCCCTGAAACACGAGAGAGGATGCTTGCTACAGAGGTCTCTGCCTCTTGGAG ATACCATTTTGAATCTCTATCAAGCTTTAGCAATCAGCCATTTAGCTTCACTGAGAAATATCTGGATGTGAAGAAGGATTTAACGGATACTTTCTTTGGTCCTCCAAAGGAGGGTGTGTACAGCCCATCTGTTCAGGCTACTCTTTATTATATGGCGAAAACTGTTCTTGGCAG GTTTCCAGATATATCATCAGTCCAGTTGAAAATGCCCAACATCCATTTTCTGCCGGTAAATTTATCAAGCAAAGCCAATCCAGTTATTGTGAAG TTTGAAGATGATGTGTACCTACCGACAGATGAACCACATGGGTCAATTGAAGCAAGTTTGAGCCGAACTCAGTCCAAACTGTAG